In the genome of Paracoccus tegillarcae, one region contains:
- the pncB gene encoding nicotinate phosphoribosyltransferase, giving the protein MTDIATRVYNHKWKIDPIVRSLIDTDFYKLLMCQSVFRNRADTDVSFSLINRTKSIKLAELIDEGELREQLDHVRGLSLARGESTWLRGNMFYGKRQMFRSDFMEFLEGVRLPAYHLEKRDGQYELTFEGKWPEVMLWEVPALAILMELRSRAVLKDMDRFELQVLYARAMTRLWEKIQTLRELPDLRIADFGTRRRHSFLWQDWCVQAMIAGLGDRFTGTSNCLIAMRQDIEAIGTNAHELPMVYAALADSDAELRQAPYDVLADWHEEHEGNLRIILPDTYGTKGFLAGAPDWLAGWTGIRIDSGDPAEGAETAIRWWQERGEDPKQKLVIFSDGLDENKIIRLYRQFHGRTRVSFGWGTLLTNDFRGLVPGDGLAPFSLVCKAVSANGRPTVKLSDNPAKAMGPTDEVTRYKRVFGVGQQEELDVIV; this is encoded by the coding sequence ATGACCGATATCGCCACGCGGGTCTATAACCACAAATGGAAGATCGATCCGATCGTCCGCTCGCTGATTGACACCGATTTCTACAAGCTGCTGATGTGCCAGTCGGTGTTTCGCAACCGCGCTGACACCGACGTATCCTTCAGCCTGATCAACCGGACCAAGTCGATCAAATTGGCCGAGTTGATTGACGAGGGCGAGTTGCGCGAACAGCTGGATCACGTGCGCGGCCTGTCGCTGGCGCGCGGTGAAAGCACCTGGCTGCGCGGCAATATGTTTTACGGCAAGCGCCAGATGTTCCGCTCGGACTTCATGGAGTTTCTCGAAGGGGTGCGGCTGCCCGCCTATCATCTGGAAAAGCGCGATGGCCAGTACGAGTTGACCTTCGAGGGCAAATGGCCCGAAGTCATGCTGTGGGAGGTCCCTGCCCTGGCCATCCTGATGGAACTGCGCTCGCGTGCCGTCTTGAAGGATATGGACCGCTTCGAACTGCAGGTCCTTTATGCCCGGGCGATGACCCGGCTTTGGGAAAAGATCCAGACATTGCGCGAACTGCCCGACCTGCGCATCGCCGATTTCGGCACGCGGCGGCGGCACAGTTTCCTGTGGCAGGATTGGTGTGTGCAGGCAATGATCGCCGGTCTGGGTGATCGCTTTACCGGCACCTCGAACTGCCTGATCGCCATGCGGCAGGATATCGAGGCCATCGGAACCAACGCGCATGAGCTGCCCATGGTCTATGCCGCGCTGGCCGATAGCGACGCCGAACTGCGTCAGGCACCCTATGACGTGCTGGCCGATTGGCACGAGGAACATGAGGGAAACCTGCGGATCATCCTGCCAGACACATATGGAACCAAGGGTTTTCTGGCCGGCGCACCCGACTGGCTGGCGGGCTGGACCGGTATCCGCATCGACAGCGGCGATCCCGCCGAGGGCGCGGAAACCGCGATACGCTGGTGGCAAGAGCGTGGCGAGGACCCGAAACAAAAGCTGGTCATCTTTTCGGACGGGCTGGATGAGAACAAGATCATCCGGCTTTACAGGCAGTTCCATGGCCGGACCAGGGTCAGCTTTGGCTGGGGCACGCTGCTGACCAATGACTTCCGTGGACTGGTCCCCGGCGATGGGCTGGCACCGTTCAGTCTGGTCTGCAAGGCGGTCTCGGCCAATGGACGGCCAACCGTCAAGCTGTCTGACAATCCGGCCAAGGCCATGGGTCCGACCGATGAGGTTACACGATACAAGCGCGTTTTCGGCGTCGGACAGCAAGAAGAGTTGGACGTGATCGTCTGA
- a CDS encoding inorganic phosphate transporter, producing the protein MARRGTEYRILDKDLNRLSNAGFAQVQAARPVLAIGAGLIFIAAATLLAIGVYGGQPHLAMIAATIAVAAYLALSIGSNDVANSLAPAVGSGAVPLVAGLMIVAAAEVAGALLAGDAVSDRIAGGIIQPGAVSDAVMTAGLPQVMLSALLGAAVWISFASWRGLPVSTTQSIIGGIAGAGLVAFGPGAFVWDSIAVIALGWVVAPLLAGLIAAGMLSLIRMMVNEAADPAKAARVWLPALIALMTALFVLYLGLLIIGLSPVIVVAAAGLTALAVQVWATRRLTDEIADQSGDKLAIKRLFSLPLLWAAALMGFAHGANDAANVAGPLSVILHGTILSGRAVDLPFLALLLAGVGIALGTILFGGRLVQMVGTGITRLNPVRAFCISAGTATTILAASMIGLPVSSTHVAVGGVFGVGFFREWYDRRRRKGRDALPAAEYRRRLLVRRSYLTTIIAAWLITVPAAALLSAAVQSASQWLLGG; encoded by the coding sequence ATGGCGCGGCGCGGCACCGAATATCGCATCTTGGACAAGGATCTGAACCGGTTGTCGAATGCCGGTTTTGCGCAGGTTCAGGCCGCCCGCCCGGTGCTGGCGATTGGTGCGGGGCTGATCTTTATCGCGGCGGCGACTCTGCTGGCAATCGGGGTCTATGGTGGGCAGCCGCATCTGGCGATGATTGCGGCAACCATCGCGGTTGCCGCTTATCTCGCGCTGTCCATCGGCTCGAATGACGTTGCCAACTCGCTGGCGCCGGCTGTGGGATCCGGCGCGGTGCCCTTGGTCGCCGGCCTGATGATCGTCGCGGCGGCAGAGGTCGCAGGCGCGCTGCTGGCAGGTGACGCGGTTTCGGACCGTATCGCGGGCGGGATTATCCAGCCTGGCGCGGTTTCGGATGCGGTGATGACCGCTGGTTTGCCTCAGGTCATGCTATCGGCGCTGCTGGGTGCTGCGGTCTGGATCAGTTTTGCCAGTTGGCGGGGGCTGCCCGTCAGTACGACGCAATCCATTATCGGCGGGATCGCAGGTGCCGGGCTGGTCGCATTCGGGCCGGGTGCCTTTGTCTGGGACAGCATCGCCGTCATCGCGCTTGGCTGGGTTGTGGCGCCGCTGCTGGCAGGTCTGATTGCGGCTGGAATGCTGTCCTTGATCCGTATGATGGTGAACGAGGCCGCCGATCCCGCCAAGGCTGCGCGGGTATGGCTGCCTGCGCTGATCGCGTTGATGACGGCACTGTTCGTACTGTATCTGGGGCTGCTGATCATCGGCCTGTCGCCGGTGATTGTGGTGGCGGCGGCAGGTCTGACGGCCTTGGCGGTTCAGGTCTGGGCCACCCGCAGACTGACCGATGAAATCGCCGATCAGAGTGGCGACAAGCTGGCCATCAAGCGGCTGTTCAGCCTGCCGCTGCTATGGGCGGCAGCGCTGATGGGTTTTGCCCACGGTGCCAACGATGCGGCGAATGTCGCCGGGCCGCTGAGCGTGATCCTGCATGGCACGATCCTGTCGGGCAGGGCAGTCGATCTGCCCTTTCTTGCCCTGTTGCTGGCGGGTGTGGGCATCGCCTTGGGCACAATTCTTTTCGGCGGGCGGCTGGTCCAGATGGTCGGTACCGGCATAACCCGGCTGAACCCGGTTCGCGCCTTTTGCATTTCCGCAGGAACGGCGACGACGATATTGGCGGCCTCGATGATCGGCTTGCCGGTCAGCAGCACGCATGTCGCGGTCGGTGGTGTCTTTGGTGTCGGTTTCTTCCGCGAATGGTATGACCGACGTCGCCGCAAAGGCCGCGACGCGTTGCCGGCGGCCGAGTACCGCCGCCGGTTGCTGGTGCGCCGCAGCTATCTGACCACGATCATCGCCGCCTGGCTGATCACGGTCCCGGCGGCGGCGCTGTTATCTGCCGCTGTCCAGTCCGCCAGCCAGTGGTTGCTGGGCGGCTGA
- a CDS encoding NUDIX hydrolase has translation MIRKSLGMILGRRPPALQVGAICRKAETGQVLLITSRGTGRWVIPKGWPMEGRSLAHAALQEAWEEAGVRGQVELAELGRFRYDKHQDSGFALPVEVALYPVAVESLADSFPENHEREREWFDAEEAARLVIETGLQDILRHLPPAP, from the coding sequence ATGATCCGCAAATCGCTGGGCATGATCCTTGGCCGCCGTCCACCCGCGCTGCAGGTCGGGGCGATCTGTCGCAAGGCGGAAACGGGGCAGGTTCTGCTAATCACCAGTCGCGGCACCGGGCGTTGGGTCATTCCCAAAGGCTGGCCGATGGAGGGGCGCAGCCTTGCCCATGCTGCATTGCAGGAAGCATGGGAAGAGGCGGGTGTTCGCGGTCAGGTCGAGTTGGCCGAACTGGGCCGCTTTCGCTATGACAAGCATCAGGATAGCGGATTTGCGCTGCCGGTCGAGGTGGCGCTTTACCCCGTTGCTGTTGAATCGCTGGCCGACAGTTTCCCCGAAAATCACGAGCGCGAGCGCGAATGGTTCGACGCGGAAGAGGCCGCGCGGCTTGTCATTGAAACCGGCTTGCAAGACATCCTGCGCCATCTGCCGCCGGCGCCATGA